Proteins encoded in a region of the Gulosibacter sediminis genome:
- a CDS encoding amino acid ABC transporter ATP-binding protein, which translates to MTSTTTARGLVELRDVHKSFGETEVLHGIDLTVRPGEVVVLLGPSGSGKSTLLRAINHLETVDRGEITIDGEFIGYAERGDELLELPEREILTRRLRVGMVFQQFNLFPHLTVLDNVTIPVTSRKLRSKADAAARGRELLERVGLGALADRFPRQLSGGQQQRVAIARALMLDPDVMLFDEPTSALDPELVGEVLAVIRDLAEQGRTLIVVTHEISFAREVADRVVFMADGRLVEQGSPEQVLSNPAEARTRDFLRRFLQPND; encoded by the coding sequence ATGACTTCGACTACCACTGCCCGCGGCCTCGTCGAGCTCCGCGACGTCCACAAGTCGTTCGGCGAGACCGAGGTGCTCCATGGCATCGACCTGACCGTGCGGCCCGGCGAAGTCGTCGTGCTGCTCGGCCCGTCCGGCTCCGGCAAATCGACCCTCCTGCGCGCCATCAATCACCTCGAAACGGTTGACCGCGGCGAGATCACCATCGACGGCGAGTTCATCGGCTACGCCGAGCGCGGCGACGAGTTGCTCGAGCTGCCCGAGCGCGAGATCCTCACCCGCCGGCTGCGGGTCGGCATGGTGTTCCAGCAGTTCAATCTGTTCCCGCACCTCACGGTGCTCGACAACGTCACGATTCCGGTGACCTCGCGCAAGCTGCGCAGCAAGGCGGATGCGGCGGCTCGCGGCCGCGAGCTGCTCGAGCGCGTCGGACTCGGCGCCCTCGCCGACCGCTTCCCACGCCAGCTCTCGGGCGGCCAGCAGCAGCGGGTCGCGATCGCTCGAGCCCTGATGCTCGACCCCGACGTGATGCTCTTCGACGAGCCGACGTCGGCGCTCGACCCGGAGCTCGTCGGCGAGGTGCTCGCGGTGATTCGCGACCTCGCCGAGCAGGGCCGCACCCTCATCGTCGTGACCCACGAGATCAGCTTCGCCCGCGAGGTCGCCGACCGCGTCGTGTTCATGGCCGACGGCCGACTCGTCGAACAGGGCAGCCCCGAGCAGGTGCTCAGTAACCCGGCCGAGGCGCGCACGCGCGACTTCCTGCGCCGGTTCCTGCAGCCGAACGACTAA
- a CDS encoding ABC transporter substrate-binding protein, whose protein sequence is MTTFRHRLTRIVPVLAAAALALTACANPVSEASTDATNSGPSLDLTSKNAEDRPHQEPVQAAIDALEASDFTPINEGYLTVAISPYTAPLALAAEDDPNTIIGSEADFAQLIADGLDRELKLEAVSWADWPLGIQSGKYDLITSNVTVTEERKDLFDFATYRNDVLGFSVKSGSEITSIESAPDVAGLKIVVGSGTNQEKILQAWDEENVANGLKPVEFVYYDDNAAAVLALQSGRVDAILAPNATLAYAAAQTGETEVVGTLNGGWPDTAQIGATTAKDNGLIEPVQLVLNAAIESGSYQEVIDRWALDAEAVDESEINPEGLPRP, encoded by the coding sequence TTGACCACTTTCCGCCACCGCCTGACCCGAATTGTGCCCGTGCTCGCGGCCGCAGCGCTCGCGCTGACCGCCTGCGCGAATCCGGTCAGCGAGGCGTCGACCGACGCCACGAACTCGGGCCCGAGCCTCGACCTCACGTCGAAAAACGCTGAGGACCGGCCGCACCAGGAGCCCGTCCAGGCGGCGATCGACGCACTCGAAGCGAGCGATTTCACCCCCATCAACGAGGGCTACCTCACCGTTGCGATCTCGCCCTACACGGCGCCGCTCGCGCTTGCCGCCGAGGATGACCCGAACACCATCATCGGCAGCGAGGCCGACTTCGCCCAGCTCATCGCTGACGGTCTCGACCGCGAGCTCAAGCTCGAAGCCGTGTCGTGGGCCGACTGGCCCCTCGGCATTCAGTCGGGCAAGTACGACCTCATCACCTCGAACGTGACGGTGACGGAGGAGCGCAAGGACCTCTTCGACTTTGCGACCTACCGCAACGACGTGCTCGGCTTCTCGGTGAAGTCGGGCAGCGAGATCACCTCGATCGAGTCGGCACCCGACGTGGCCGGCCTCAAGATCGTCGTGGGCTCGGGCACGAACCAGGAGAAGATCCTGCAGGCCTGGGACGAAGAGAACGTCGCGAACGGCCTCAAACCGGTCGAGTTCGTGTACTACGACGACAACGCCGCCGCAGTGCTCGCGCTGCAGTCGGGCCGAGTGGATGCGATCCTCGCGCCGAACGCCACCCTCGCGTACGCCGCGGCCCAGACCGGCGAAACCGAAGTGGTTGGCACGCTGAACGGCGGTTGGCCGGACACCGCGCAGATCGGTGCCACGACCGCGAAGGACAACGGCCTGATCGAGCCCGTGCAATTGGTGCTCAACGCCGCCATCGAGTCGGGCAGCTACCAGGAGGTCATCGACCGCTGGGCGCTTGACGCCGAAGCTGTTGACGAGTCGGAGATCAACCCAGAGGGCCTCCCTCGCCCGTAA
- a CDS encoding LemA family protein, protein MEPALLITLIVIAVVLVLLIVWIWVTYNRLTKNRIRVDEAWSDITVQLKRRADLIPNLINTVAGYAQHEQRVFSEVTQARSETLSASTPGEASVAENHLQGALRSLFAVAEAYPQLQASNNFTQLQRDLVQTEDKIQSSRRYYNGSVRELNTSIKVFPNNVVAGPFGFSEREFFDVADRAAISEPPRVQF, encoded by the coding sequence ATGGAACCGGCACTCCTTATCACGCTCATCGTTATCGCCGTTGTGCTCGTCCTCCTGATCGTCTGGATCTGGGTGACGTACAACCGGCTCACGAAGAATCGCATTCGCGTCGATGAGGCGTGGAGCGACATCACGGTGCAGTTGAAGCGCAGGGCCGACCTGATTCCGAACCTCATCAACACGGTCGCTGGCTACGCGCAGCACGAGCAGCGAGTGTTCTCCGAAGTGACGCAGGCCCGCAGCGAGACGCTCTCGGCCTCGACGCCGGGGGAGGCCTCGGTTGCCGAGAACCACCTGCAGGGCGCGCTGCGCAGCCTGTTCGCCGTCGCGGAGGCCTACCCGCAGCTGCAGGCGAGCAACAACTTCACCCAGCTGCAGCGCGACCTCGTGCAGACGGAAGACAAGATCCAGTCGTCGCGTCGGTACTACAACGGCAGCGTGCGCGAGCTCAACACCTCGATCAAGGTGTTCCCGAACAACGTCGTTGCCGGCCCGTTCGGGTTCAGCGAGCGCGAGTTCTTTGACGTCGCCGACCGCGCGGCGATCTCCGAACCGCCTCGCGTGCAGTTCTAA
- a CDS encoding AI-2E family transporter, translated as MAGSTRAEHPRQAEEREGDLVTRPVRIAAAWAWRWIIIVLACVPIFWLLAKTTFIVVPLVVGVLLTALLVPLTNYLRNQLRWPKGLALLAALVALFGAIAILVGLVVQAFRSGERIDFTLIEERYQELMVWAESSPLHLSEDQLISWFQGMSTWLETNVGTLIETTLTAGSTLGAIATGFAFALFALIFYLLDGRRIWLFVVSLFPRAARAAVDGAGERAWITVGHYVRVQVVVALIDAVGIFIGAVVLQVPFALAIGIIVFLFAFVPLIGAFLSGAVAVVLALLSHGLWTAVIMLVIVVAVMAIESNVLQPLIMGQAVQIHPLAILVSVSAGSIFAGVAGAVVAVPIVAATNVMVRYIASGKWRDEPDPTEGMVMQLDTNAAKVPKRRPIKIRVRKKATPGE; from the coding sequence ATGGCAGGATCCACCCGGGCCGAGCACCCTCGGCAGGCTGAGGAGCGGGAAGGCGACCTCGTCACGCGCCCGGTGCGCATCGCCGCGGCGTGGGCATGGCGATGGATCATCATCGTGCTCGCCTGCGTGCCAATCTTCTGGCTGCTCGCGAAGACGACGTTCATCGTCGTCCCGCTCGTGGTCGGTGTGCTCCTCACGGCGCTCCTCGTGCCGCTGACGAACTACCTGCGCAATCAGCTGCGTTGGCCGAAGGGCCTCGCGCTGCTCGCGGCGCTTGTCGCGTTGTTTGGCGCGATCGCGATCCTTGTCGGGCTCGTCGTGCAAGCGTTCCGCTCGGGCGAGCGCATCGACTTCACGCTGATCGAGGAGCGCTATCAGGAGCTCATGGTGTGGGCGGAGTCGTCACCGCTGCACCTCAGCGAAGACCAGCTCATCTCGTGGTTCCAAGGCATGAGTACCTGGCTCGAGACGAACGTCGGCACGCTCATCGAAACGACCCTGACCGCCGGCAGCACGCTGGGCGCCATCGCGACCGGGTTCGCCTTCGCGCTGTTCGCGCTCATTTTCTACCTGCTCGACGGCCGTCGCATCTGGCTGTTCGTCGTGAGCCTGTTCCCGCGCGCGGCCCGCGCTGCGGTCGACGGCGCGGGGGAGCGCGCGTGGATTACCGTCGGGCACTACGTGCGCGTGCAGGTGGTCGTGGCACTCATCGACGCCGTCGGCATCTTCATCGGCGCAGTTGTGCTCCAGGTGCCGTTCGCGCTCGCCATCGGCATCATTGTGTTCCTCTTCGCCTTCGTGCCGCTCATCGGTGCGTTTCTTTCCGGCGCGGTCGCGGTCGTATTGGCGTTGCTGTCGCACGGACTCTGGACCGCGGTGATTATGCTGGTCATCGTGGTTGCCGTCATGGCGATCGAGTCGAACGTGCTGCAACCCCTGATCATGGGGCAGGCCGTGCAGATCCACCCGCTGGCGATCCTGGTGTCGGTGAGCGCCGGCTCGATCTTCGCCGGAGTCGCTGGCGCCGTCGTCGCCGTGCCGATCGTCGCCGCGACGAACGTGATGGTGCGGTACATCGCATCCGGCAAATGGCGAGACGAACCAGACCCGACCGAGGGCATGGTCATGCAACTCGATACCAACGCCGCAAAGGTTCCCAAGCGGCGACCAATCAAAATTCGCGTGAGAAAGAAGGCCACTCCTGGTGAGTGA
- the ilvA gene encoding threonine ammonia-lyase: MSDSLDTSFVPSLDDVRAAQATVRQTARMTPLDSARFLQQYVGSPVFLKAENLQRTGSYKLRGATNRLSKLSAEERARGVVAASAGNHAQGVAFAARELDIPATIFMPKGVPIPKFEATAGYGAEIRLEGDNVAESLAGAQRFAEETGAVFIHPYDHPDIITGQGTLALDIVEQLPEVDTVIVPIGGGGLASGLGATLKQYAAEQGREIQIIGVQAENTAPFPVSMRAGHPVKIAARPTIADGIAVAEPGQLTFEVVRKFVDRIITVSEGDLSRAILLLLERAKLVAEPAGAAAVAAILSGQVRDTGTTVALLSGGNIDPMMLEKVISQGLTASDRYLKLVIGLQDVPGHLARIATILAEIGANVIEVLHTRHNKALQIDRVELEVSVETRGTNHARQVIQALREAGYEPRIDRNATV, translated from the coding sequence GTGAGTGATTCGCTCGACACCTCGTTCGTCCCCTCCCTTGACGACGTGCGGGCCGCCCAAGCGACCGTGCGCCAGACGGCGCGCATGACGCCGCTCGACTCCGCCAGGTTCCTGCAGCAGTACGTCGGTTCGCCGGTGTTCCTCAAGGCCGAGAACCTCCAGCGCACGGGCTCGTACAAGCTGCGGGGCGCGACCAACCGGCTTTCGAAGCTCAGCGCCGAAGAGCGCGCCCGCGGCGTGGTGGCCGCCTCCGCCGGCAACCACGCGCAGGGCGTCGCCTTCGCTGCCCGCGAGCTCGATATTCCCGCGACGATCTTCATGCCGAAGGGTGTGCCGATCCCGAAGTTTGAAGCGACGGCCGGCTACGGTGCCGAGATCCGCCTCGAGGGCGACAATGTCGCGGAGTCGCTCGCCGGCGCGCAACGCTTCGCCGAAGAGACCGGCGCGGTGTTCATCCACCCGTACGACCACCCCGACATCATCACCGGCCAGGGCACGCTCGCCCTCGACATCGTCGAACAGTTGCCCGAGGTCGACACCGTGATCGTGCCGATCGGTGGCGGCGGTCTCGCGAGTGGCCTCGGCGCGACGCTGAAGCAGTACGCTGCCGAGCAGGGTCGCGAGATTCAGATCATCGGCGTGCAGGCCGAAAACACGGCTCCGTTCCCCGTTTCGATGCGTGCGGGACATCCCGTGAAGATCGCGGCGCGGCCGACGATCGCCGACGGCATCGCCGTGGCCGAGCCGGGGCAGCTCACCTTCGAGGTCGTGCGCAAGTTCGTCGACCGCATCATCACGGTGTCTGAGGGCGACCTGTCGCGAGCCATCCTGCTGCTGCTCGAGCGGGCGAAGCTCGTTGCTGAGCCGGCGGGGGCTGCGGCCGTGGCCGCGATCCTCAGCGGCCAAGTGCGCGACACGGGTACGACGGTTGCGCTGCTCTCGGGCGGCAACATCGACCCGATGATGCTCGAGAAGGTGATCTCGCAGGGCCTCACCGCATCCGATCGCTACCTCAAGCTCGTCATCGGGCTGCAGGATGTGCCGGGTCACCTTGCGCGCATTGCCACGATCCTCGCGGAGATCGGCGCGAACGTCATCGAGGTGCTGCACACGCGGCACAACAAGGCGCTGCAGATCGACCGGGTTGAGCTCGAGGTCTCGGTCGAGACACGCGGCACAAACCACGCCCGCCAGGTCATCCAGGCATTGCGAGAGGCGGGCTACGAGCCGCGCATCGATCGAAACGCGACGGTGTAG
- the greA gene encoding transcription elongation factor GreA produces the protein MTTSEPTWLTQTAYDRYTQELEFLSTTRRTEIAKEIQEAREDGDLKENAGYHAAKDEQGQIESRITELEALLKTAEVREAPKANGTVVLGTVVTAKVAGREQHFLYASTELASETELRIFSPDSPIGQVIDGLKIGEKTSYEAPNGKQVEVEIVNVETFES, from the coding sequence ATGACTACCTCTGAACCCACCTGGCTCACGCAGACCGCGTACGACCGCTACACGCAGGAACTCGAGTTCCTCTCGACGACGCGACGTACGGAGATTGCCAAGGAGATTCAGGAAGCGCGCGAAGACGGCGACCTCAAGGAGAACGCCGGCTACCACGCAGCGAAGGACGAGCAGGGCCAGATCGAGTCCCGCATCACCGAGCTCGAAGCGCTGCTCAAGACCGCCGAGGTGCGCGAGGCACCGAAGGCAAACGGCACCGTCGTGCTCGGCACCGTCGTGACCGCGAAGGTCGCCGGTCGCGAGCAGCACTTCCTCTACGCGAGCACTGAGCTTGCCTCCGAGACCGAGCTGCGCATCTTCTCGCCCGACAGCCCGATCGGCCAGGTCATCGACGGCCTGAAGATCGGCGAGAAGACGAGCTACGAGGCCCCGAACGGGAAGCAGGTCGAGGTCGAGATCGTCAACGTCGAGACGTTCGAGAGCTAG
- a CDS encoding DUF4307 domain-containing protein, with protein sequence MTDLDARYGKSPRASRRRTGVSIGVAVALVIAVVVFWALTALNPGATIEAQTGGFTVGSPSATTVTARVSVQPGTPVACAIQASNESSSIVGYQVVELEPQTQQHQTVHVTLRTTSAADTAEVRECWVNESSTSATSE encoded by the coding sequence GTGACCGATCTTGACGCCAGGTATGGCAAGTCGCCGCGCGCATCGCGGCGACGCACGGGAGTCTCGATCGGCGTCGCGGTCGCCCTCGTCATCGCTGTCGTCGTGTTCTGGGCCCTCACTGCCCTGAATCCAGGGGCGACAATCGAGGCACAAACCGGCGGGTTCACAGTCGGTTCGCCGAGCGCGACCACAGTGACGGCACGAGTCTCGGTGCAGCCGGGGACGCCCGTGGCGTGCGCGATTCAGGCGAGCAACGAGTCCTCGTCAATCGTTGGCTACCAAGTGGTCGAACTCGAGCCGCAGACCCAACAGCACCAGACCGTGCACGTCACGCTGCGCACCACGAGCGCCGCCGACACCGCCGAAGTCCGCGAGTGCTGGGTCAACGAATCGAGCACCTCCGCCACCAGCGAATAA
- the mca gene encoding mycothiol conjugate amidase Mca, with protein MSLRLLAVHAHPDDESSKGAATYASYVHDGAEVMIVSCTGGEAGSILNTAVHARSHAERDLPGLRRLEMSEAQRVLGVEHRWLGYRDSGMPGDGILEPGTFARIPLEVSVRPLLRLIREFRPHVLVTYDENGGYPHPDHIRTHEVSMLAWQLAGEQRYPELGEPWAPSKLYYDRTMNQRRAKSMADLIKDHPEVHLTERMEAMLERLMSVEANLTTQISIERHFEVRDAALRAHASQVGPEDEFFFGYPRDLEREAYPYDDYELVASRVACELPETDLFNGIDAEADAK; from the coding sequence GTGTCGCTTCGGCTGCTTGCCGTCCATGCCCACCCCGACGACGAATCGTCGAAGGGAGCCGCCACGTACGCGTCGTACGTTCACGACGGTGCGGAGGTGATGATCGTGAGCTGCACCGGCGGCGAAGCCGGCAGCATCCTCAACACCGCGGTGCACGCGCGTTCGCACGCTGAACGCGACCTACCGGGCCTGCGCCGACTCGAAATGTCCGAGGCGCAGCGCGTACTCGGCGTCGAGCACCGGTGGCTCGGCTACCGCGACTCCGGCATGCCCGGCGACGGCATCCTCGAACCGGGCACGTTCGCGCGCATCCCGCTCGAAGTGAGTGTGCGCCCGCTGCTGCGGCTTATCCGCGAGTTTCGTCCGCACGTGCTCGTGACCTATGACGAGAACGGCGGTTACCCGCATCCCGACCACATCCGCACTCACGAGGTGTCGATGCTGGCGTGGCAGCTTGCGGGTGAACAGCGGTACCCCGAGCTCGGTGAGCCGTGGGCCCCGAGCAAGCTCTACTACGACCGCACGATGAATCAACGCCGCGCGAAGTCGATGGCCGACCTCATCAAGGACCACCCCGAGGTGCACCTCACCGAGCGCATGGAGGCGATGCTCGAGCGGCTCATGAGCGTCGAGGCGAACCTCACGACGCAGATCTCGATCGAGCGCCACTTCGAGGTGCGCGACGCCGCGCTGCGTGCCCACGCGAGCCAGGTGGGGCCCGAAGATGAGTTCTTCTTCGGCTACCCGCGCGACCTCGAGCGCGAGGCCTACCCCTACGACGACTACGAGCTCGTCGCGAGCCGGGTGGCGTGTGAGCTGCCCGAAACCGACCTCTTCAACGGCATTGATGCGGAGGCCGACGCCAAGTGA
- a CDS encoding AMP-dependent synthetase/ligase, with protein sequence MTETRNTAHVEGLGTFEPSDTLTTMLRRRVAAGRDSVFAEHRVDGTFTPITIGQLDDDVRALARGLMAAGVQTGDAVGIMAGTRYEWTVADFAVLAVGALVVPIYHTSSAEQLVWMCTDADIRTVIVETEDHAALAEGVRADTALERIIVIDRGDLDGLVAEGVEAEIGDDELDARAASVGLEDLASIVYTSGTTGRPKGVELTHHNWLAHVINGVSEPGLGEVVLPNDAGVAKRTLLFLPLAHVYGRFAQFLCVHSKSVLGYAPNTKNLVTDLQAFEPTWLIAVPRVFETVYNAADAKAGKGVKLRLFRWAVDVAVAYSEALDRGRPNVALRARHSLADRLVLGKLREVMGGKVDYAISGGAALSLRHAHFFRGLGVTIMEGYGATETTAPASVNRPGRIKVGTVGAPYPGMSLAVADDGEVLIKGPSLFRGYHNNAEATAEAIDGEGWLRTGDLGELDADGYLRISGRKKEILVTAGGKNVQPAVLENALRSHPLIGEIMVVGEGKPFIGALVALDEAMLPGWLENHDIAPLTLEQARTNDAVRATLQEAIDRANEHVSRAESIRKFEIVPRMFSEDRGEVSASTKLIRRVVEVNFAESMAKIYDRK encoded by the coding sequence ATGACCGAGACGCGCAACACCGCCCACGTCGAGGGGCTCGGTACGTTCGAGCCGAGCGACACACTTACGACCATGCTGCGTCGCCGGGTAGCGGCGGGGCGCGACTCGGTTTTCGCCGAGCACCGCGTCGACGGCACCTTCACACCGATCACCATCGGCCAGCTTGACGACGACGTCCGTGCCCTCGCTCGCGGGCTCATGGCGGCAGGCGTGCAGACCGGCGACGCCGTCGGCATCATGGCGGGCACTCGCTACGAGTGGACCGTCGCGGACTTCGCGGTGCTGGCCGTCGGTGCGCTCGTCGTGCCGATTTACCACACCTCGTCGGCCGAGCAGCTCGTGTGGATGTGCACCGACGCCGACATTCGCACTGTCATCGTTGAAACCGAGGACCACGCCGCTCTTGCAGAGGGCGTGCGCGCCGACACCGCGCTCGAGCGCATCATCGTGATCGACCGTGGCGACCTCGACGGCCTCGTTGCGGAGGGCGTCGAGGCCGAGATCGGCGACGACGAGCTCGACGCCAGGGCCGCGAGCGTCGGCCTCGAAGACCTCGCGTCGATTGTCTACACCTCGGGCACAACGGGCCGGCCCAAGGGCGTCGAACTCACGCACCACAACTGGCTCGCGCACGTGATCAACGGCGTCAGCGAGCCGGGACTCGGCGAGGTCGTGCTGCCAAACGACGCGGGTGTCGCGAAACGTACGCTACTGTTCCTGCCGCTCGCGCACGTGTACGGCCGCTTCGCGCAGTTCCTGTGCGTGCACTCGAAGTCGGTGCTCGGCTACGCGCCGAACACGAAGAACCTCGTCACCGACCTGCAGGCCTTCGAACCGACGTGGCTCATCGCCGTGCCGCGCGTGTTCGAGACGGTCTACAACGCTGCGGATGCGAAAGCCGGCAAGGGCGTCAAGCTTCGGCTCTTCCGTTGGGCCGTCGACGTCGCGGTGGCGTACTCGGAAGCGCTCGACCGCGGCCGCCCGAACGTGGCCCTTCGCGCGCGCCATTCGCTCGCCGATCGGCTCGTGCTCGGCAAGCTGCGCGAGGTCATGGGCGGCAAGGTCGACTACGCGATCTCGGGCGGTGCGGCGCTGTCGCTGCGCCACGCGCACTTCTTTCGAGGTCTCGGCGTCACGATCATGGAGGGCTACGGCGCCACCGAGACGACGGCGCCCGCGAGCGTGAACCGCCCCGGCCGCATCAAGGTCGGCACCGTCGGTGCGCCCTATCCGGGCATGTCACTCGCCGTGGCCGACGACGGCGAAGTGCTCATCAAAGGTCCGAGCCTGTTCCGCGGCTACCACAACAACGCCGAGGCCACCGCTGAGGCGATCGACGGCGAGGGCTGGCTGCGCACCGGCGACCTTGGCGAACTTGACGCCGACGGCTACCTGCGAATCTCGGGCCGTAAGAAGGAGATCCTCGTCACGGCGGGCGGCAAGAACGTGCAGCCGGCCGTGCTCGAGAACGCGCTCCGCTCGCATCCGCTCATCGGCGAGATCATGGTGGTCGGCGAGGGAAAGCCGTTTATCGGCGCGCTCGTCGCCCTCGACGAGGCGATGCTGCCCGGTTGGCTCGAGAACCACGACATTGCGCCGTTGACGCTCGAGCAAGCGCGCACGAACGACGCCGTGCGCGCGACGCTGCAGGAGGCCATCGACCGGGCCAACGAGCACGTGTCGCGCGCCGAATCCATCCGCAAGTTCGAGATCGTGCCGCGCATGTTCAGCGAGGACCGCGGCGAGGTGTCG